From a single Methylosinus sp. H3A genomic region:
- the tsaE gene encoding tRNA (adenosine(37)-N6)-threonylcarbamoyltransferase complex ATPase subunit type 1 TsaE, with amino-acid sequence MSEEAEWLIDVADEAQTAELAARLAPLIRDTVRLVTLSGDLGAGKTAFARALIRALAQDPTLEAPSPTFTLMQGYETPFCRILHADLYRIAGGEAELEAMGFEEASEDALVLVEWPERAPSLFTGDRLEVRLSFAAPETPDARRIGVIARGKAAGRLRAFRSMREFLERAGWSDASREYLQGDASSRVYEALRRPDGAQAILMISPARPDGPPIRYGKPYSAIARLAETVKPFVAMADALRAQGLSAPQIYAYDLSAGFVLLEDLGRDGVVAGGAPIADRYLEALSALAPLHARRLPDVLPVEGASPYHVPPYDLDALLIEVELLLEWYAGRVGGGGISSGSKATFVNLWRQALIEIVMSAPTWTLRDFHSPNLIWLADREGTARVGVIDFQDAVLGHPAYDVVSLTQDARVDVPDELEMRLLGHYARKRREADPLFDMAAFARAYAILGAQRATKILGIFARLDQRDHKPQYLVHLPRVETYLRKGLRHPALADLEAWYVANLPALFRA; translated from the coding sequence ATGAGCGAAGAGGCCGAATGGCTGATCGACGTCGCCGATGAAGCGCAGACCGCCGAGCTCGCCGCCCGGCTCGCGCCGCTCATTCGCGACACGGTGCGGCTCGTCACCCTCTCCGGCGATCTCGGCGCGGGCAAGACGGCCTTCGCGCGCGCGCTGATCCGCGCGCTGGCGCAGGATCCGACGCTGGAGGCGCCGAGCCCGACCTTCACGCTGATGCAGGGCTATGAGACGCCCTTCTGCCGCATTCTGCACGCCGATCTCTATCGCATCGCCGGCGGCGAGGCGGAGCTCGAGGCCATGGGTTTCGAGGAGGCGAGCGAGGATGCGCTGGTGCTCGTCGAATGGCCCGAGCGCGCGCCCAGCCTCTTCACCGGCGATCGTCTCGAAGTGCGGCTCTCTTTCGCCGCGCCCGAGACCCCGGACGCGCGCCGTATCGGCGTCATCGCCCGTGGCAAGGCGGCGGGGCGGCTCCGCGCCTTCCGCTCCATGCGGGAGTTTCTGGAGCGCGCCGGCTGGAGCGACGCCTCGCGGGAATATCTGCAGGGCGACGCCTCCTCGCGCGTCTATGAAGCGCTGCGCCGGCCGGATGGCGCGCAGGCCATATTGATGATCTCGCCGGCGCGGCCAGACGGCCCGCCGATCCGCTATGGCAAGCCCTATAGCGCCATTGCGCGGCTCGCGGAGACGGTGAAGCCCTTCGTCGCCATGGCCGACGCCCTGCGCGCGCAGGGCCTCTCCGCGCCGCAAATCTACGCCTATGATCTCTCCGCGGGCTTCGTGCTGCTCGAGGATCTCGGCCGCGACGGCGTCGTCGCCGGCGGCGCGCCCATCGCCGATCGTTATTTGGAGGCGCTGTCGGCGCTCGCGCCGCTCCATGCGCGTCGCTTGCCGGATGTTCTCCCGGTCGAGGGCGCGAGCCCTTATCATGTCCCGCCCTATGATCTCGACGCGCTGCTGATCGAGGTCGAGCTGCTGCTGGAATGGTATGCGGGCCGCGTCGGCGGCGGCGGCATTTCCTCCGGCTCCAAGGCGACCTTCGTCAATCTCTGGCGTCAGGCGCTGATCGAGATCGTGATGTCGGCGCCGACCTGGACTTTGCGCGATTTCCACTCGCCCAATCTGATCTGGCTCGCCGATCGCGAGGGAACGGCGCGCGTCGGCGTCATCGATTTTCAGGACGCAGTGCTCGGCCATCCGGCCTATGACGTCGTCTCGCTGACGCAGGACGCCCGCGTCGACGTGCCGGACGAATTGGAGATGCGCCTGCTCGGTCATTACGCGCGCAAGCGCCGCGAGGCCGATCCCTTGTTCGATATGGCGGCTTTCGCGCGCGCCTACGCCATTCTCGGCGCCCAGCGCGCGACGAAAATCCTCGGCATTTTCGCGCGGCTCGACCAGCGCGACCACAAGCCGCAATATCTCGTCCATCTGCCGCGCGTCGAAACCTATCTGCGCAAGGGCCTGCGCCATCCCGCGCTCGCCGATCTCGAGGCTTGGTATGTCGCGAACCTCCCCGCGCTCTTTCGCGCCTGA
- a CDS encoding PAS-domain containing protein yields the protein MYHDAAFGPKALPSAQRRGASSPLVRGVTRGLATAGLLPLGGPARAEALTNFLAATNNAEFVNLALTSGLALFAVVVAFTHLGERKVWRRREARLSAELEATRKRLDRAEIFLSSEPQLFVSWDNAAGEPDIENGLNDPAFARRVLAFGSWLGPEEAGALQDRIDRLRQNGEGFHLSLASLQGRRFDAEGRAVAGRAVLRIREVSGERLELLSLRERHTRSVAEVEGFRALLEALPTPVWMRDAEGRVTFVNSAYAQAVEAENPGDALRRQIELLDNDARTQAMTARARDEVWRARVTAVVAGERHRLDIVEAPCHGAAAALAIDRHEIDTTRADLEQQMQAHSRTLAQLPIAVAIFDRAKRLVYRNAAYENLWPLDRAYLDQGPSDSEILDRLRAEQRLPVEADYKAWKARLLEAYQSSEEHHEHVWHMPNGRTLRVVANANPQGGVTYLYDDVSERYFLESRFHALDRMQNETLENLREGVAVFGPDGRLRFCNPAFLALWALDKRILDDKPRFDAVAILCRPLHLNEETWSELRGFVTGLQDMRQGFTRRIERSDGVVLDCTAQPLPEGAALLTFVDVTAGVNVERALTERNQALIAAEKIRNDFVHHVSYELRSPLNNIIGFIHLLGEKTTGELNAKQLEYLGYVAKSSAALLAIINDILDLATIDSDAMELELEEVNAADAIRAAAEGVQDRLAENDIELQIVATGEVGCFRGDGKRIRQILFNLLANAIGFSRPGQTITLAALRREGEIVFKVADRGRGIAPDVLDKVFDRFESHTSGSRHRGVGLGLSIVRAFTELHGGRVLIDSALGEGTTVTCIFPAPESSGRQDVAQREKGQAS from the coding sequence ATGTATCACGATGCGGCTTTCGGGCCGAAAGCGTTGCCGTCCGCGCAACGTCGGGGAGCGTCCTCGCCGCTCGTTCGCGGCGTCACGCGCGGGCTCGCGACCGCCGGCCTTTTGCCGCTCGGCGGGCCGGCGCGGGCGGAGGCGCTCACCAATTTTCTCGCCGCCACCAATAATGCGGAATTCGTCAATCTCGCGCTGACCAGCGGCCTCGCCCTTTTCGCCGTTGTCGTCGCCTTCACCCATCTCGGCGAGCGCAAGGTGTGGCGCCGCCGCGAGGCGCGTCTTTCCGCCGAGCTCGAAGCGACACGAAAACGGCTCGATCGCGCCGAGATTTTTCTGTCGAGCGAGCCGCAGCTCTTCGTCTCCTGGGACAATGCCGCCGGCGAGCCGGACATAGAGAACGGGCTCAACGATCCGGCCTTCGCGCGGCGCGTGCTCGCCTTCGGCTCCTGGCTCGGCCCGGAGGAGGCGGGCGCGCTGCAGGATCGCATCGACCGCCTGCGCCAGAACGGCGAAGGCTTTCATCTCTCGCTCGCGAGCTTGCAGGGTCGGCGCTTCGACGCCGAGGGCCGCGCCGTCGCCGGCCGCGCCGTGCTGCGCATCCGCGAAGTTTCCGGCGAGCGGCTCGAGCTGCTGTCGTTGCGCGAGCGCCACACGCGCAGCGTCGCCGAGGTCGAGGGGTTCCGCGCTTTGCTCGAGGCTTTGCCGACGCCGGTCTGGATGCGCGACGCCGAAGGCCGCGTCACCTTCGTGAATTCCGCCTATGCCCAGGCGGTGGAGGCGGAAAATCCGGGCGATGCGCTGCGTCGTCAGATCGAGCTCCTCGACAATGACGCGCGCACGCAAGCCATGACGGCGCGCGCGCGCGACGAGGTCTGGCGCGCGCGCGTCACCGCGGTCGTCGCGGGCGAGCGGCATCGTCTCGACATCGTCGAAGCGCCATGCCACGGCGCCGCCGCCGCTCTCGCTATCGATCGCCATGAGATCGACACGACGCGCGCCGATCTCGAGCAGCAGATGCAGGCGCATTCGCGCACGCTGGCGCAATTGCCGATCGCCGTCGCCATTTTCGATCGCGCCAAACGGCTCGTCTATCGCAATGCGGCCTATGAGAATCTCTGGCCGCTCGACAGGGCCTATCTGGACCAGGGGCCGAGCGACAGCGAGATACTCGATCGCCTGCGCGCCGAGCAGCGCTTGCCGGTCGAAGCCGATTACAAGGCCTGGAAGGCGCGCCTGCTGGAGGCCTATCAATCCTCCGAGGAACATCACGAGCATGTCTGGCACATGCCGAATGGACGCACGCTGCGCGTCGTGGCGAACGCCAATCCGCAAGGCGGCGTCACCTATCTCTATGACGATGTGAGCGAGCGCTATTTCCTCGAATCGCGTTTTCATGCGCTTGACCGCATGCAGAACGAGACGCTCGAAAATCTGCGCGAGGGCGTCGCCGTCTTCGGACCGGACGGCAGATTGCGCTTCTGCAATCCCGCCTTCCTCGCGCTATGGGCGCTGGACAAGCGCATTCTCGACGACAAGCCGCGCTTCGACGCCGTCGCCATTCTCTGCCGGCCGCTGCATCTCAACGAGGAGACCTGGAGCGAATTGCGCGGCTTCGTCACCGGGCTGCAGGACATGCGCCAGGGCTTCACGCGGCGCATCGAGCGCTCGGACGGCGTCGTGCTCGACTGCACGGCGCAGCCGCTGCCGGAAGGCGCGGCGCTGCTCACCTTCGTCGATGTGACGGCGGGCGTGAATGTCGAGCGCGCGCTCACCGAGCGCAATCAGGCGCTGATCGCCGCGGAGAAAATCCGCAACGACTTCGTCCATCACGTTTCTTATGAGTTGCGCTCGCCGCTCAACAACATCATCGGCTTCATTCATCTGCTCGGCGAGAAGACGACCGGCGAGCTCAACGCCAAGCAGCTCGAATATCTCGGCTATGTGGCCAAATCCTCGGCGGCGCTGCTCGCCATCATCAACGACATTCTCGATCTCGCGACGATCGACAGCGATGCGATGGAGCTCGAGCTCGAAGAGGTGAACGCCGCCGACGCCATACGCGCCGCGGCCGAGGGCGTTCAAGACCGGCTCGCGGAGAACGACATAGAGCTCCAGATCGTCGCCACGGGCGAGGTCGGCTGCTTCCGCGGCGACGGCAAGCGCATCCGCCAGATCCTGTTCAACCTGCTCGCCAACGCGATCGGCTTTTCTCGGCCGGGACAAACGATTACCCTCGCGGCGTTGCGGCGGGAGGGGGAAATCGTGTTCAAGGTCGCCGATCGGGGGCGGGGCATCGCCCCGGATGTCCTCGACAAAGTGTTCGACCGCTTCGAATCGCACACCTCCGGCTCGCGCCACAGAGGCGTCGGGCTCGGCCTGTCGATCGTTCGCGCCTTCACGGAGCTGCACGGAGGGCGTGTGCTCATCGACTCCGCGCTCGGCGAGGGCACCACCGTCACTTGTATCTTCCCGGCGCCCGAGAGCAGCGGTCGGCAGGATGTCGCGCAGCGTGAAAAAGGACAGGCCTCATGA
- the ahcY gene encoding adenosylhomocysteinase: protein MTTHFNDYVVADIGLADWGRKELNIAETEMPGLMATRAEFGPSQPLKGARVAGSLHMTIQTAVLIETLKALGADVRWASCNIYSTQDHAAAAIAAAGTPVFAIKGESLEDYWDYTHRIFEWGDGGTPNMILDDGGDATLLIHLGLRAENGDTAFLDKATNEEEEVLFAAIKKRLKANPGFYTRNAVAIKGVTEETTTGVHRLYVMHKEGKLLWPAINVNDSVTKSKFDNLYGCRESLVDGIRRATDVMMAGKVACIAGYGDVGKGSAASLRNAGCRVLVTEIDPICALQAAMEGYEVTTMEDAASRADIFCTATGNVDVITTEHMRAMKDRAIVCNIGHFDSEIQVSGLRNLKWHNVKPQVDEVEFADGKRIILLAEGRLVNLGCATGHPSFVMSASFTNQTLAQIELWTKQGQYPVGVYTLPKHLDEKVAALHLDKIGVKLTKMTEQQAAYLNLPQSGPFKPDHYRY, encoded by the coding sequence ATGACCACCCATTTCAACGATTATGTCGTCGCCGACATCGGCCTCGCCGATTGGGGCCGCAAGGAGCTCAACATCGCCGAGACCGAAATGCCCGGTCTGATGGCGACCCGCGCCGAATTTGGCCCGTCGCAGCCGCTGAAGGGCGCGCGCGTCGCCGGCTCGCTGCATATGACCATTCAGACCGCCGTGCTGATCGAGACGCTGAAGGCGCTCGGCGCGGATGTCCGCTGGGCGTCCTGCAATATTTATTCGACGCAGGACCACGCCGCTGCGGCCATCGCCGCCGCCGGCACGCCGGTCTTCGCCATCAAGGGCGAGAGCCTCGAGGATTATTGGGACTACACCCATCGCATCTTCGAATGGGGCGACGGCGGCACGCCGAACATGATCCTCGACGATGGCGGCGACGCGACGTTGCTCATCCATCTCGGCCTGCGTGCCGAGAATGGCGACACCGCCTTTCTCGACAAGGCGACCAATGAGGAAGAGGAAGTCCTCTTCGCCGCGATCAAGAAGCGCCTGAAGGCCAATCCGGGCTTCTACACGCGCAACGCTGTGGCCATCAAGGGCGTGACCGAGGAGACGACCACCGGCGTGCATCGTCTCTACGTCATGCACAAGGAAGGCAAGCTGCTCTGGCCGGCGATCAACGTCAATGATTCGGTCACCAAGTCGAAGTTCGACAATCTCTACGGCTGCCGCGAGTCGCTTGTCGACGGCATCCGCCGCGCCACCGATGTGATGATGGCGGGCAAGGTCGCTTGCATCGCGGGCTATGGCGATGTGGGCAAGGGCTCGGCCGCTTCGCTTCGCAACGCCGGTTGCCGCGTGCTCGTCACCGAGATCGATCCGATCTGCGCGCTGCAGGCGGCGATGGAAGGCTATGAGGTCACGACGATGGAAGATGCGGCCTCGCGCGCCGACATCTTCTGCACCGCGACCGGCAATGTCGACGTCATCACGACCGAGCACATGCGCGCCATGAAGGACCGCGCCATCGTCTGCAACATCGGCCATTTCGACAGCGAGATCCAGGTCTCCGGCCTGCGCAATCTCAAATGGCACAATGTGAAGCCGCAGGTCGACGAGGTCGAGTTCGCCGACGGCAAGCGCATCATTCTGCTCGCCGAAGGCCGCCTGGTGAATCTCGGCTGCGCGACCGGCCATCCGTCCTTCGTGATGTCCGCGTCCTTCACCAACCAGACGCTGGCGCAGATCGAGCTGTGGACCAAGCAGGGCCAATATCCGGTGGGCGTCTATACGCTGCCCAAGCATCTCGACGAAAAGGTCGCGGCGCTGCATCTCGACAAGATCGGCGTGAAGCTCACCAAGATGACCGAGCAGCAGGCCGCCTATCTGAACTTGCCGCAGAGCGGCCCGTTCAAGCCGGACCACTACCGCTACTGA
- a CDS encoding four-helix bundle copper-binding protein codes for MERRQFVTAMGALAAATAATGTLAAEEHAHHHGGAKYKALFESTTKCVAAGEECLRHCFEMLAANDASMGACTKSTFDVVAACKALASLSGTSSSLTPAFAKAVAEACLACKKECDKFPNIAECKACGDACKACADDCQKVAA; via the coding sequence ATGGAACGTCGGCAATTTGTAACTGCTATGGGCGCATTGGCCGCCGCAACCGCCGCCACGGGGACTTTGGCGGCCGAAGAGCATGCTCATCATCACGGCGGCGCCAAATATAAGGCGCTGTTCGAGTCGACCACCAAATGCGTCGCCGCGGGCGAGGAATGCCTGCGTCACTGCTTCGAGATGCTCGCCGCCAACGACGCCAGCATGGGCGCCTGCACCAAGTCCACCTTCGACGTCGTCGCGGCCTGCAAGGCTCTGGCGTCGCTGTCGGGGACGAGCTCGAGCCTCACGCCGGCTTTCGCCAAGGCGGTGGCCGAGGCCTGCCTCGCCTGCAAGAAGGAATGCGACAAGTTCCCGAATATCGCGGAATGCAAGGCTTGCGGCGACGCCTGCAAGGCCTGCGCCGACGATTGCCAGAAGGTCGCGGCCTGA
- a CDS encoding MgtC/SapB family protein, protein MAAIANFNAPEFLNSLISLLVALLLGTLIGAERQYRQRTAGLRTNALVALGAAAFVDLGLRLNGNIGATQVLAYIASGVGFLGAGVIIKDGANISGLNTAATIWCSAVTGAFAGADRAAEAILMAIFTLAGNMLLRPLVHLIERAPIDERSTEAIYRLHVTVSQTRRDALRDLMVEKLEAADYPVREIEELERGEGEVELVAILTSTSVDPNELDAVAADLEKIAGVEHASWTAQTSE, encoded by the coding sequence ATGGCGGCAATAGCGAACTTCAACGCGCCGGAATTTCTCAATTCACTGATTTCCTTGCTCGTAGCGCTGCTGCTCGGCACGCTGATCGGCGCCGAGCGGCAATATCGCCAACGCACTGCAGGGCTGCGCACCAATGCGCTGGTGGCGCTGGGCGCGGCGGCTTTCGTCGATCTCGGCTTGCGTCTCAACGGCAATATCGGCGCGACGCAAGTGCTCGCCTATATCGCCTCCGGCGTCGGCTTTCTCGGCGCCGGCGTCATCATAAAGGACGGAGCCAATATCTCCGGCCTCAACACCGCCGCGACGATCTGGTGCTCGGCGGTCACCGGAGCCTTCGCCGGAGCCGATCGCGCCGCTGAGGCGATATTGATGGCGATCTTCACACTCGCCGGCAATATGCTGCTGCGTCCGCTGGTCCATCTCATCGAACGCGCGCCGATCGACGAGCGCTCCACGGAAGCGATCTACCGCCTGCATGTCACCGTCTCGCAGACGCGGCGCGACGCCTTGCGCGATCTGATGGTCGAGAAGCTCGAGGCCGCCGATTATCCGGTGCGCGAGATCGAGGAGTTGGAGCGCGGCGAAGGCGAGGTGGAGCTCGTCGCCATTTTGACCTCGACCAGCGTCGATCCCAACGAGCTCGACGCCGTCGCCGCCGATCTCGAGAAGATCGCGGGCGTCGAACATGCGAGCTGGACCGCGCAGACGAGCGAGTGA
- a CDS encoding ParB/RepB/Spo0J family partition protein — MAEEATRRRLGRGLAALIGDAGEEAPAVERARGQRKAPIEFLRPNPRNPRVAFNEEDLADLAASIREKGIIQPIVVRTVPGVADAYEIIAGERRWRAAQLANLADVPIIVHEADDREALELAIIENVQRADLNAIEEARGYERLGKEFGYSQSDLAKIIGKSRSHVANTLRLLNLPEASRRLVTEGAISAGHARALLALDNPDSVARRVVEEGLTVRDVERLAQEDSSAKLETKSRKPRVEKDADTVAMEKLLTDALGLYVSIHHSGESGELRIRYATLEQLDGLCRRLTG, encoded by the coding sequence ATGGCCGAAGAAGCGACGCGCAGGAGATTGGGGCGAGGGCTCGCGGCTCTGATCGGGGACGCAGGCGAGGAAGCGCCGGCGGTGGAGCGCGCGCGCGGCCAGCGTAAGGCGCCGATCGAGTTTCTGCGGCCCAATCCGCGCAATCCGCGCGTCGCCTTCAATGAGGAGGATCTCGCCGATCTCGCTGCCTCCATCCGCGAGAAGGGCATCATCCAGCCGATCGTGGTCCGCACCGTGCCGGGCGTCGCCGACGCTTATGAGATCATTGCCGGAGAGCGCCGCTGGCGCGCCGCCCAGCTCGCCAATCTCGCCGATGTTCCGATCATCGTGCATGAGGCGGATGATCGTGAGGCGCTCGAGCTCGCCATCATCGAGAATGTCCAGCGCGCCGATCTCAATGCGATCGAGGAGGCGCGCGGCTATGAGCGGCTCGGCAAGGAGTTCGGCTATTCCCAATCCGATCTCGCCAAGATCATCGGCAAGAGCCGCTCGCATGTGGCCAATACGCTGCGTCTCCTCAACCTGCCCGAGGCGAGCCGCCGCTTGGTGACGGAAGGCGCGATCTCGGCCGGCCATGCGCGTGCGCTGCTCGCCCTCGACAATCCCGATTCGGTGGCGCGTCGCGTCGTCGAGGAGGGTCTCACCGTGCGCGACGTCGAGCGGCTCGCGCAGGAGGATTCCAGCGCCAAGCTGGAAACGAAGTCGCGCAAGCCGCGTGTCGAGAAAGACGCGGATACGGTGGCGATGGAAAAATTGCTGACCGACGCGCTGGGCCTCTATGTGTCGATCCACCATAGTGGCGAGAGCGGCGAATTGCGCATCCGCTATGCGACGCTGGAACAGCTCGACGGGCTGTGCCGTCGGCTGACGGGGTGA